The DNA sequence CGAAAGCGATAGCCAATAGCGAACATTGGTGCGACAATTGTGAGGTCATCTCCGACGCCAACTTCGATCGACGGAAAGATCATTAGGCGCGTTGCGAGATCGCCAAGATCCAAATGGCCGCCGAAGTGAATCTGGTCGGGATCAATAGAGACGCCGACGCGCGGTCCTGCACCGTGCAACCCAAATGTACGAGCTGCAGCAGACAGTGAGCTCACTCCAATGAGGAGTGAAACCAAAAGCAGGATTATGTACTTTTTCATCTCTCTCTCCTTGAAAAATGTTTCAATGTCTAGAAACTGTTAGCTAAAGGTCCGGCAAGTCGTCAGACTTTTGGTCGGACAGACTTGCCGGATAATCGTCGAGTAATGTCAGCCGGTGAAACTAGTACTTTACAGAACAACCATATGGGGTCGAGGACTTGGTTCCAACAGGCTTTCCAGCAATGAGTGCGTCAAGTGCGGACGATACGTAGTTGGTCGAGGATGCGATATCAGAGGCTTTGGTTGACGGCGTATCATCGATTGCACCGGCGTAGCGAAGTACACCCTTCTGGTCAATTACGAACATGTGCGGCGTCGTTTTCGCACCATACAGCTTTCCAACTGAACCTGATTCATCAATCAAATAGGCACTTGGAGTCGACTTCTCAGTCTCCATGCGTTTCTTCAAGTCGGCAGTCGGAAAGTGTCCTTGCTTACCCGGAGCGGATGAGCAGATAGAAAGCCATACGGCGTCTTTCTTGGTGAAACCGCTCTGTAAGCCCTGCATGTTTCCAGATGAGTAGTGCTTCTTTACGAAGGGGCAATCATAGTTGACCCACTCAAGCACAACATACTTGCCCTTATAGTCGGAAAGTTTATGCTCTTTGCCGTTCACGTCCTTGAGAGCAAAATCTGGAGCAGGTTGATCGATTGCTACTGATGCAATTGCGGTTTCCTTGGCAGCTTCCTGCGAAAAAGCCAATGCTCCGATGCCAATGAGCAGCATGGCACTAATGATGAATGTTTTCGTCATCTTGTTCATGTTGTCGTCCCTTTCCTTTCCCACAATTGTCGATGACACTCGATGTGTGGGCTCTTGAGTTATCCTTCGAGTTTGTTCAAAGCTTCTATAACAATGCCGGGAGTCAACAGCTCCGGCAATACTATTGGCGATTGACCAGTTTTGCCAGTATACAACACATAAAGCGGAACGCTGTTCCGACCAAACTCCGCCAACGCTTTGGTAATTCTCTCATCGCGGGATGTCCAGTCAGCCTTCATAGTCACTACAGAGAGTGAACTAAGTTTGCCCTGAACATCGAGTGAACCAAACGCGACCCGTTCGTTTACTTTGCAGCTGAGGCACCAAGCGGCTGTGAAGTCAATTAGGAGCGGACGTCCCTGGCCGTTTAGTTCCGTTACACGCTCAGGCGAAAACGGCTCCCACGTGAGTCCGTCGGCTTGCGTCATACCTGAGGCAACACTGTCTGCCGGAGTGACGTTAAATGATGCAAGCGATACCGAAGCAAGCGCCAGCGCCACCGCGGCCGTGATGGCCGTCACGCGTTTGCCTTGTTCGACAGCATATCCTCCCCATCGTCCTAATATCCAAGCGCAGAGTCCGAGGACAAGTAATGTCGCGAGCAAAAGAAGGATTGAATCGGAACCTGCCTGTATTGATAGCACCCAAACTAACCACACAACTGTCGCCATCAGCAAAAATCCCATGACGTGCTTGAGGGTTTCCATCCAACGACCCGGTTTCGGGACAAATCTGAGCAACCATGGTGTACTGGTTAGAATGACATATGGAGCCGACATTCCGAGACCAAGCGCGGTGAAAATAGCCAATGAAATCAATGCCGGTTGGGTCAGCGAATATCCGAGAGCGCTGCCCATAAACGGCGCCGTGCATGGCGTTGCAACGACTGTGGCAGTTACACCGGCAATAAATGAACCGAGCAAACCTGAACGTCTTGAATTTCCACCAATACCGGTAAGTGAAGTGCCGACTTCAAAAACGCCCAATAGATTTAACGCCATCAAGAACATGAACGATGACAGGATGATGATGAAGGCTGGCGATTGTAACTGAAATCCCCAGCCAAGTTGTTCCCCTCCGGCACGGAGCAGCAAGAGTCCAGCAGCGAGAATCCAGAAGGAAACCAATACGCCAAGAGTAAAGACTGCATTGTGCTGGAGAATTTGTTTGCGCCCTTCCCCTGCTTGCTGGACGAAACTGAGCACTTTGATGGAAAGCACCGGAAGTACGCAAGGCATCAGGTTGAGAATTAAACCGCCGACAAAGGCAAAGAGAATCGCTTGCCACCAAGTGATCTCGACTGCCGCAAAGGCAATCGGTGTAGGAGAAGAAAGCATTGTGGCTGGTGCGGAGAACTTGAGTCCGGTGCGTGTACCTTCGTTCGCCCACTGATTTTCGGCAACCAGCAATCCGGAGATCTCTGTGAGGGTGTCAGTATTCATTGAATTGAGCGGAATCGTCAATTCAAAGCCTCGTTCTTTCTTTGCGAGTACCTGAGCAGCAGAATTGTCGATGATTCCCTTTTTCGTCGGGAAGAAGAATAAATCACTGGGAATCGTACTGGACCGCTCGGATTTAGAAGTGAAAATCAACTGCAGATTGGTCTTCGAAGCCGAAGCAGTGACGCTCCAGTTCGTATCTTCAACTGCTTGCTTTGTTCGGACTAAACGGAATTGTTCATCCCAGGCAGTAGCCTCCGCCAATCCGTTCTCGACAATTGGCACCATGAGCGACAGCACAGCATCACCGGGGATACATTCGACTTTGCAGACCAGCCAGTCGACTTCAGCATTGAAAGAGAACAGGCTGTCAGGTATGAAATCGCTTGGGATTACGATGTCGGAAAGCAAGAGAAGCTCTTTATCATAGCCAAAACTCACCAATGGACCTGCCGGTATTCGCTTGGGAACCGGAAACTGTAGCGGTGATGCGACAAAGCCGGGTGGCAAATTCCACTTAACACGCGGAGCAAGGCCGGCATCGCCTGGGTTTGTCCAATAGACGTGCCACTCATCTTCGAGTTGAATTTTCAGTCCGACCGTGACAGTGTCACCGGGGCGAGCAGCGGATTGATCCGAGACCAGTTCGATGGAAACATGGTCACGATGGACAGGTTCGGCCCGCAATAGTGCTGCAGAAACCAAGACCATCGCAAAAGCAATGCAACTATACCACATGCGCTTTTTCATACTGTAAAGGTGTACATTATATGGCTCTATAAAGTTCATCTTTTTATAGTTCGACTGATTTGATCAGTTTATTGAATATTGATGCCGCATCGCTGCACCCGCAACGCGTTGTCCGTCAATTTGTAATAGCGATTATTTGAAGTAGTCAGCGAATAGTTTGATGGTCGTAGCCAAGACGACAATTACAAATACCGGGCGGATGAATTTCGCGCCACGCTGGATGGCCATATGTGAACCAAAATAGGCTCCGATGGTCTGGCCGACAGCCATTATGAGCCCAACTGAAAACATGATGTTGCCACCAATTGCAAACGCAATCAAGGAAACGATGTTGCTGGTGAAGTTCATCAGCTTTGTATAGCCGGTCGCTTTGAGGAGATTCAGACCCATTAGTGAAACGAACAAGAAGGTCCAGAATGAGCCCGTGCCTGGACCGAAAAAGCCGTCATAGAATCCCAAACCGAGACCGATGACGATGTAAAACACATTCTTGTGGATACGTTGTTTCGTATCGAGGTCACCCAGACGCGGCGAGAAGAGGAAGTACACGAGAATCGCGAGGAGGAGAAAAGGAATGATCTTTTCAAGCAGATTTGAATCGAGGACTTGTACGACATACGCACCTGATGCCGCTCCAACGGCGGTACAGACGATTCCCCAGAAAGCTTCTTTGATGTTGATGATGCCTTTGCGGTAGTGGTTCATTGTTGCAGTAAAGCTGCCGAATGAGGACTGGAACTTATTCGTGCCAAGTGCAAGATGCGGAGGCAAGCCCACGGCAAGCAATGCCGGAAGTGTAATGAGGCCACCGCCACCTGCGATAGAGTCGATCCATCCGGCAACAACTGCCGCAAGAAAGAGTGCTCCGAGGATGAGTGGTGATTCCATCAGTTGATTGTCAATTCGGAATGCCGGAATTTAGAGAATGAGAGTAGTGACAATGATCTGCGCCAGCATGATTTTGGCGATCATAGATGCCGGCTGGACGGTTGCATACCAGACATTAGGCAGGTCGCTCTTCGCCTGCTGATTCGCGTAAGCGAGGCATGCCGGCTGAGTTTGGATTCCGGACATCATTCCCATGACACCGAGCATCGGCAGTTTCAAGTATTTGTAGCCGATGAGAATCGTGGCGATTGTGGTGAACGATGTGATCAACCCGCCGGCGAGGAACAACCCCCACGAGCCAGCTTGGAATGTTGCACCAAAGCCATATCCTGCTTTCGTTCCGATAGCCGCGAGAAATAGCACAAGTCCGATTTGCCTTAGAACGAGATTGGCCGCGTGTGGAAGTCCCCATTGAATAGGCCCGGTGCGCTCCAATCGACCTAAAATCAAGCCCACGACCAAAGGACCGCCGGCAAAGCCAAGTCGGAAGATTCCACCTCCCGGCAGGGGAAAAGGAATCATACCGACAAATACGCCGAGCACGATACCAAGTGAAAGAGAGAGAAAATCCGTTTCAGAGAGCGATTGGACGGAATCGCCGAACAGTTTGGTTATCTGCTCTTTTTGCTGGCGAGCGACAACGACAAGAATCCTATCTCCCATTTCGAGGATTGTGTCGGGAGTCGTAACGAACTCAACGCCCGAACGATTCAATCGAGTTATCGCGCCTTCGAAATGGTGCTCAGCGCGGAGTTCGCGAATAGACTTCCCTACTACCGCTTTGTTCGAAACGAACAACTGAGTGTAGGCGGTATCGTCACGGCGTTGGGCCACCTGCTCAGAAGAGACTTCGCCAAATAGGACATGGGCACGAACCAGCGAAGTCTGCGTGCCAACGGCAACCACGAGATCTCCCATCAACAAGGTCTTGTCAGGAGCTGCAATGAAGACCTCTTCCCCATGCTTGATTCTGCTTAGTACGAAACCTGGAGAACCAAGGAGTTGAAATGCCTCGTCGATAGTCTTACCATTCACTGCCGGATTGGTGATCTTATACGTCTGACTGATAATCTCTTCAGGCGCTTCTGATGAACTGCGGTCAGCCGCTTCTTTTGCATAGTCGACCTTGAAGATCTTGGAGAATATGAAGAACCAAAGGATTACGCCAAAGACGCCAAAAAGATAAGAGACTCCATACGTCACAACTGGGCTGTTGATATAGGTTTCCCGAAGCTCTGGCGGAATAGAACCGGATAATCCTTTGACGGCTTCGACAGCGGCGGCAAGCGCCGGTGTGTTAGTGAGCGAGCCGCAGAATAGGCCGGCGATGCTTGGTGCGGACATGCCGAGAATGTTTCCGAGTAGTGCTGCCAACAGTGCCGCACCAGTTAGGACTGCTACGGCAATCAGACTAAAGCGAACGCCGCGTTTCTGGAATGAAGAGAAGAACCCCGGCCCTGCCTGGAGCCCCAGCGCGTACACAAAAATCACCAGTCCGAGGATGTAGATGTATTCGGGAAGGTTGAGTCTGTTGTCAATCGCGCCCGCCCCCATGCCAATAAGGAGGACCGCGGCAATGCCAAGGTTGAACCCGAAGATCTTGATATTCCCAATGAGATAGCCAAGGCCGATGATCGTGAAAAGCAAGAGCAGCGGATTTTCCGCAAGCAGATTAATGAAACCGGTGAAGAGATCAGCTAGTCCGAACACGTCGACCTTTCTAAGTGGCGGCGCCACTAAGCGAATGCGGCAGAGGATTTACGAAATTGCAGTCATTAACGCAAGCGAATTGGAAGGAATTATTTGTGGCCGGATGTGCTGGTTGTATGGTTACGGGTACCCGACTTGAAGCCGGGTACCCGAGTTGAGCAATTACTTGAGAAGCATCATTTTACGTGTCGAGGAGTTTTCACCGGCAGTCAACCTATAAAGGTAAACTCCGGAAGCCAACGGAGCGCCGCTACGATCCCGGCCGTTCCATTGAATCCGATAGGCGCCTGCGGACTGAGTACCGAAGTTCTCTTCCCAAACGGTACGTCCCAGAATGTCGAAGACCTCAAAGGTCACAGGCGCACTCTTGGCGATCGAATAGGAGATACTGGTTTCGGGATTGAATGGATTCGGGCTGTTCTGCTCTACTGAGAAATCTGACGGCAATGTCGAGGAGCTGACTTCGTAAACTGGCGTGGTTGCTTGAACGAAACGGTAGTCGGCTGAGCCGCTGTAAGATGTTCCACTCGGGTAGACAGACCTGGTCACGTATACTCCGGCGCCATTATAATCGACGGTCATGAACTGAAGGTGATCGGTAGAAACCTGCGTTACGATAGGCGTTTGCCCCGGGTAACTGACTGTCGAAGTGATATACATTGTGCCTTTGGCACGGATTGCAGAAACCTGGCGGTTCTTATACTTGATCGTACCCCAAGCATCGCAGACCCACTGGATGCTGTCCTTTACGGTGTTGGAATAGAGCAAGGTGTCGTGGTCAAAGGTGTCGAGAGTATACCGCCACTTGGTGATCCAATTGCTATTTCCAGTCACTGGAAACTTGTATTGCAGAGAAGGCTCGTCATATACAATTTTGATCGTATCCAAATTCGGTGCAACTCCAAAGGTGGTGAACGTTCCGTGCATACGAATTTCATTCGTTGGTGTGCTGAAGAATGTCCACGATTGCAGGGAGCCCGTAGCCCAAGCTTTATCTGCCCCGGGGAAGTAACTGCTGCCAGGAACGGTACCAGCAGCGACGACGGTTGAACTGTAAAATCCAAGGTCAAACGCAATGTTCGAGAAATCCCAAGTGTGCCCACCACCTGTGCCCGCAGAGAGCGCCAGCCAATCTAATGTTTGAACAGGAAATGAGGTCATACTAGTCGAACGGCTATTGGTGCCGAGAGAGTTCGGCGAATCGCTTTGATTAATTGTTATCTGTCCGAAAAGCGGCACAGCGACTAGAAAAAGGGCGGCGAACATCACCAGCGTTAACTTAGTTCTCATTGTTTCTCCTGCGTATAAGGAATCTGTTGTTTCGAATAGACTTGGATGCACCGCATCGTGTTATTGGATAAGAAGATACGATGACCACCTAATGCTGATCATTATGGCGATGAGTTCTCTTGTGGTGCTTTGATTACAATACAATATTTCTCTAATTTGTCAATCTTTATGTACGTCGCCGTAGAAAAACAGCCGAAGCAGTAGCTCCGGCTGTTTAGAGGGCACTTTATACTGCGTCGGATTACAGCTAGATGAGATCTACTCTCCGGTTGCCTTGGCGGCCCTCAGGTGTGTCATTGGTGCCAACCGGTTTGGATTCGCCGTAACCCTTGGATTGGAGGCGAGATTCGTCAACGGCGTAATTCGCCATAAGATATGCCTTGACGGAGGCTGCGCGGCGCTCGCTTAAGTCCTGATTTGCTGCGTCCTCACCCATGCTGTCGGTATGTCCTTCGATTGAGATTTTCAAATCAGAGTGATCCTTGAGCATGTTGCCAATCTGTTTCAGAGTCGGCGTAGATTCGGGGCGAATAACGTCGCTACCGGAAGCAAACAGGATTCCTTGTGTGGAGAATTTGCCTTCAGCCATGAGTTGATCGTACATGATCTTTTTCGCACCCTCGGCGATGCGGATATTGCCAATCATGAGCGGATTCTCTGAACTGGCCCAGATCTGAACGGGGAGGCTGTTTGACCGGCCAAAAGTCGTATTGGGTACGTTGGCAACTTTTTGCGGGAGGACTTCCGGGAGTGGGATTTCAAACTTTGCGGCATTATTGGCACGGAGCCAACGCTGGCCCTTCCACTCGACCACTTCCATGTTCCCTTCCTTGAATTCGAGGCGCTGGGGAAAATCTCCGACACCAGTCGTGCTGAAGTCTTCGAAGTAGACGATGCGGTCGCCGGGAATGAAGTCATAATTTGCCCACACCCCGTCACCAGGTTTTGCATTTTCACTGTCGTCACTTGCCCCAGCGGCTGATCCAGACGAAGCGGCACTGCCGGATGAGCTGCCATCGCCTGTCGAATTGTTTATTGCCCCGTCAATTTCCTTGTCGGTTTTCTCGTCCGCCTTTTTCTCGATCTTTTTCTCGGCTTTCTTTTTCAGTTTGTCGCCGATTCCCGCGTGGGTTGCAGCCGACGCGACTAGCATGAGGCAGACAATGACAGACAGCGCAATCTTGAATGATTTCATGGCAATTCACTCCTATTTGAGAATCTACTACGTAGGTCTATATATATCCATATCAGTGCAAGTGGTCAACAATAAATTGGCTCTGAAAAACGAAAGAGGCGAAGGAAGCATGACTTCCTTCGCCTCTGCAGAATACTGTTATATGAGGACTATAATTTGATTAGCTCGACGCGACGATTGTTCTGGCGTCCTTCGGGAGAATCGTTGGGGCTGATCGGCTTCGATTCGCCAAAGCCCTGAGTCTGCAATTGTGCATCTGCAACGCCGTACTTCTCGATTAGGAATGCCTTTACGGAGGCCGCCCGGCGCTTGCTTAGGTCCAGATTAGAAGCGTCATCCCCGACATTGTCAGTATGGCCTTCAATGGAGACATTCAGGTCCGGATGATCTTTGAGCATCGTTCCGATGTCTTTCAAGGTAGGAGTTGACTCGGGTTTAATGACGTCGCTGCCAGACGCAAATAGTATTCCCTGCGTGACGATTTTGCCTTCCGCCATTAGTTGGTCGTAGAGAATCTTCTTTCCGCCTTCAGCAATGCGAATATTGGTGATCATCAAAGGGCTCGCTTCCTCTGCCCAGATTTGAACAGGCAGACTATTGGAACGCCCAAAGGAAGTGTTAGGAACATTCGCAACGCGAGTGTCATTGACATAGACCTTCAGATACTTGCCATCGCTCATTGCACGGCAGTGGGCGATCTTCTCTTTGGCACGGGCTGGGAGATCTGCGGACGCGACGAAATTGCCGCGCCGACCGACTCCGCAACCAAGGTACCAGAAGAACGTCACTTGGTTGTTATCTTCCTGTTTGTCGGTACCGTCGAATATGGAAATTGTATTTGCGTTTCCGGGTCCATAGTAATCGAACTCGAGTGTGAACCGCTGCGGGAGAACTTCGGGCAGAGGGATCTCAAGTCTCGCGCTATTGTTAGCGCGCAGCCATCGCTGTTGTTTCCATTCGACGACCTCCATATTCCCTTCCTTGAAGTCGAGGCGCTGCGGAAAGTCGCCGACACCGGTTGTGGTGAAGTCCTCGAAGTAGATGATTCTATCTCCGGGGATAAAATCGTAGTTTGCCCAGACACCGTCGCCGGGTCTTGCACCTTCGCCACCACCGCCTCCACTTCCGCCAGAGGACACATCATTGGCAGATTCAGAGGAGGTCCCCTCACTCGAACCGCCGTCGCCAGCAGCTTTATCTACGGCTTCGTCAGCTTTCTCATCGGCCTTCTTTTCGACCTTCTTCTTGACCTTGTCCTTGAGAGCTCCGCCGATGCCGGCACCGAGGGGTGATGCAGAAGCGAGAAATGCGGCGAGCGCGAGGAAGCAGATAAATCTGAACGGTTTCATGTACAACTCCTGAAGTGTGTTTTAGTTTACTGCAAAGACATTAAGTGGACAGTTCAATCCAGTCAACGTTAAAATGGAGCAATAAGTACAAGAAAGAAGACGTTTAAAGGGCTGATTTTAAGTTTGCAGGATTTATGGAGGCAATCAAGACGGATAAAAACAACGCCCGCACAAGCTTCGCTGTACGGGCGTGTATAACCAAACGGAAGAACTACTCAAGCTTGCCGATTGCCGATTCGACGGCATCAACAATCTCGCCGGAGGCAACGACTTTGGCGATTGCGTTTATATCGGAGTGAAGCGGTCGATCCTCTTCCAATACAGTGACGTACTTTCGTACGACATCGTAAGCCGCCTGAGAGCCCTTGCCTGCCTTAGCGGGCTTGAGGAACTCAAACGCTTGTGCGGCAGCGATAATCTCCATGCCAATAACGGCGAATCCGTTCTTGATTATGTCGCGTGTTTTGAGAACGGTAGTCATACCCATGGAAACGAAATCTTCCTGATCGGCTGCGGCTGGGATTGAACCGATAGAAGCCGGTGATGAGAGGATGCGATTCTCGCAGACAAGTGATCCGGCAGTGTATTGCATAAGCATCATGCCGGAGTGCATTCCGGCACCCTTGGTGAGATACGCCGGCAGTCCCATCGAGAGCGCCTTGTTGAGAATGCGATTGAGACGGCGTTCAGACATGACGTTAATCATAGTTATGCCGGTGCCGATGTGGTCGAGTGGATAAGACATCGGAGTGCCCTGGAAATTGGCGCCGGTTAACACGAATCCGGAATCGCCTTCCGGGAAGAAGATCGGATTGTCGCCAACACCATTTAGTTCTATTTCAAACTGTGCAACAGCATAGTCGAGAGCGTCCCAGACTGCGCCGATGACCTGCGGAGTCGAGCGAATTGAATAGGCGTCCTGGACATTCTTGCCTGTACGCTCCATGATTTGTGATTTCTGCATGATCTCGCGAAGATGGCGCGCGCACTTGACGGCGCCGCTGAATCCACGGATGGTATGAACGGGTTCTTCAAACGCTTTGGCATTGGCATTGAGCGCTTCGAGTGTCATGGCGGCTGCGATCTCAGCGGTCTTGGTGAGCATGATTGCATCACAGAGTAGGATTGACCCGGCTCCAGCGATTACGTTCGAGCCGTTAATCGACGCAAGTCCGTCGCGAGCGGCGAATTTAATAATCGGAACGCCAGCTTTATCCATAGCGGCCTTGGCAGACATCCGCTCACCCTTGTAGAATGCTTCGCCTTCACCAATCATCACTAACGCCAGCTGCGACATCGGCGAAAGGTCACCACACGCGCCGACTGATCCCTTCTCACATGCAACTGGAGTGACACCGGCGTTGAGCATTGCCACCATCGTCTCGACGACGCGCAAGTTGCAGCCGGAATGTCCCTGAGAGAGTACGTTGACACGCGAGGTGTGCGCCGCACGTGCATACTCAATGGCAAGTGGATCACCGTAGCCGGCCGCGTGTGAGTAAACCAGGAACTTCTGGAACACTTCAAGCTGTTCAGCTGGAAGGGCGACTTTGGCAAGGTCGCCGATACCGGTGTTGATGCCGTACATAATCTCCTGCTGTTCCACTTTCTTATCAACAAAGCGGCGACAGACATTGATTCTTTCGACGGCTGCTGGAGTGAGTTCTATCTTGTGATTGAGTCGAGCTACATTCAGGATATCGTATATTGTGAGCTTCTTCTCACCAATTCTGACAGTCATCCAATACCTCCCGTGGTGTCGTGACTGCTTCAAATTGCGCCTCGCAGCAGGAAAAAACAAGCTAATTCTTGCCCTGCAATTGCGGGATCAGGTCTCTTGAAATCGACCGTAAAGGGCTATGACGTTTGGAATCAGAAGTGAAGGACGAAGCGATTTGTCGAGTGATTTGGATTGAAGTTAAGGGGTGGCGTCGTTGAGAGTTGCGCCTAGTCTGTTGGAGTCGAGACTTTAGAGATGGCGGCTTCCTCAAGTGCGATTGACGAAAGACGAGCCTCTTTTTCGAAGTCGATAATTTTGGTGTTGTCGTGATAGATGGCGGTCTTAAAGACGGTGACTTTCTTGAGTTTATCGATTACCGAAGTGATTTGTTCGGCGTTCTTTTCGTAGACTGCCAATGATTTTGCGAGAACACCATCAGGGTCATCGACCTGGCCATTATTCATAGACATCTCAAGCAGTTGAGTACGACCGGAGATCGAAGCAACGGCATTGTTGAGATAGTGCGAGAATGTGGCAACGATGGCTTGTAATGATTCGAGTGCGACACGCTGGAGCTTCTCTTCGTCGAGTTGTTCTTTGGTCTGCATAAGTTCGCGGTACAACTGCTCGGTGTAGCTGTAGAGCGAATACAGTTGATTGGTTGCCTGCTGGAGCAGTTCAGCTGTGGTGCCGACATCGACATCGAGATATTGAGAAGTTTCCAGTAAGCGGCTCAATGCTGAGTACTCGATTTCCTTCAGATCTGTGCCTGACAGACCCAGATTGTTTGCCAGTACTTCCCTGTTGCTGAGAACGCTGTGACGTTGCGCTGCATTAGATTCGATTGTAAATGTTGCGAGCTTGTCGGCAAGATTCACGATCTGCGGCAAGCGATTCTCTGCTGTATTGTCATTGCGTGAGAATATGTCGTGGTGGCTTGCCATGGCTACGCAATAGCGGTCAGGGAAATTCCAAATCCGTCCAAGCATTTCTCCGGCGGCTGCATGGTCGATTTCGAGAATCTGCTTTTCGATATTGACCATGTCTTCACCGCTTGCTACGCTCTGAAGCACCTTGCCGTATTCACGGGGATAGAAGCTGTCGAGAACAAGAATGCCGATATCGTGAATGGAGCCGCAGATAAATGCTTCTTCGGCAAGATTTGGCGCTACACGATTGGCAATTAACTCGGCAACGCAGGCAACATTGAGAGAATGTCTCCAGAAATCCTTCAGGTCGATTCTTGTTCCGATCTTGTTGGACAAATCGTAAAGTGACAACGACAATGCGAGCGCTTTGACTTTCGATGCGCCAAGGGTCATAACGGCATTTCTGACCGACGAAACTTGCTGTGCCCTTCCGTAGAATGGCGAGTTTACGATTTTGAGGATTCGAGTCGACAGGGCGACATCGCGGATGATAACTTCGCCGAGTTCGGCTAACGATGCATCGGGATCATCGCAAATGCGAAGAACCTCGGCCATCACAGCCGGGAGAGTCGACAACGACCGGAAGGTCGATAGCTTGGCTTCGAATTGCAGGCGGTTCATCTGTAGAAGTTATCGACAGATATTGCGATTGATATAGGAGAAATTTACTTCGTACGCTGAAGAAGACGCCGACGTCGCTTGTCGAGTGTTTCATTCCAAAACGCAACTCTAGTATAAGAGATTTCGGCAAGCGGACTGTCGAGGTATTCGAGGGCTTGAACAACAAATTCAGTCGCACGCGCGATGTCCCGCTTCTTATGCTCCAGAATCTTCGCAGACTCGTTTAGCGCAAGGAGACGTGTCTCGCCCTTGGCTGAAAGCAAGTTAGCGAGAGTTGCCAATGCGTCATCGTGGCGCCCCAGTTGCTTGTGTAGCTTGAAAGTATGAAGACAAAGAGCAGTACTTTCCCCATCGCTGCCAAACGAAGTCAGTTGCCGATCAGCGGCCGCACAGGCACGTTCGACATTGCCCTGGCGCTGGAAGAAGCGCGAGATTCGTAAGGCATCGAGCGGAGAGTAGAATCCCGATTGTTCCGCACGGTCGAGATAATTTTGTACGACATCTGCGAGAAAAAGCAACGTGACAATATCAAGGCGATTGTGTAAGAGCACACCGGCAAGGGGTTCGGAATGACCTCGACGCAGATAGTCGAAGTAGAGTTGCGGGATGAGATATCCGGGAGTGTCATTATGTCTGAACACACCCAACAATTCGCGTTCAAGAGTCTGAAGGGTCGTATCGTCGAAACGGCCTTTCCAGAACCTGCGGCAGCAATGGAGAAGATCGATGTGGAGCACTCCGGCGAATGGTGTCTTCATTCGGTGCATCGTGTAGCGAGTTTCGAGAAGCGGCAGATCGAAGCATTTGCCGTTAAATGTGACAACGACACTGCGGTCTTCAACGATTTCCGCAATGGCATCGAGCATTGCCGGTTCGTCAGGATAGTCGGGA is a window from the bacterium genome containing:
- a CDS encoding OmpA family protein codes for the protein MKSFKIALSVIVCLMLVASAATHAGIGDKLKKKAEKKIEKKADEKTDKEIDGAINNSTGDGSSSGSAASSGSAAGASDDSENAKPGDGVWANYDFIPGDRIVYFEDFSTTGVGDFPQRLEFKEGNMEVVEWKGQRWLRANNAAKFEIPLPEVLPQKVANVPNTTFGRSNSLPVQIWASSENPLMIGNIRIAEGAKKIMYDQLMAEGKFSTQGILFASGSDVIRPESTPTLKQIGNMLKDHSDLKISIEGHTDSMGEDAANQDLSERRAASVKAYLMANYAVDESRLQSKGYGESKPVGTNDTPEGRQGNRRVDLI
- a CDS encoding OmpA family protein codes for the protein MKPFRFICFLALAAFLASASPLGAGIGGALKDKVKKKVEKKADEKADEAVDKAAGDGGSSEGTSSESANDVSSGGSGGGGGEGARPGDGVWANYDFIPGDRIIYFEDFTTTGVGDFPQRLDFKEGNMEVVEWKQQRWLRANNSARLEIPLPEVLPQRFTLEFDYYGPGNANTISIFDGTDKQEDNNQVTFFWYLGCGVGRRGNFVASADLPARAKEKIAHCRAMSDGKYLKVYVNDTRVANVPNTSFGRSNSLPVQIWAEEASPLMITNIRIAEGGKKILYDQLMAEGKIVTQGILFASGSDVIKPESTPTLKDIGTMLKDHPDLNVSIEGHTDNVGDDASNLDLSKRRAASVKAFLIEKYGVADAQLQTQGFGESKPISPNDSPEGRQNNRRVELIKL
- a CDS encoding histidine ammonia-lyase, translating into MTVRIGEKKLTIYDILNVARLNHKIELTPAAVERINVCRRFVDKKVEQQEIMYGINTGIGDLAKVALPAEQLEVFQKFLVYSHAAGYGDPLAIEYARAAHTSRVNVLSQGHSGCNLRVVETMVAMLNAGVTPVACEKGSVGACGDLSPMSQLALVMIGEGEAFYKGERMSAKAAMDKAGVPIIKFAARDGLASINGSNVIAGAGSILLCDAIMLTKTAEIAAAMTLEALNANAKAFEEPVHTIRGFSGAVKCARHLREIMQKSQIMERTGKNVQDAYSIRSTPQVIGAVWDALDYAVAQFEIELNGVGDNPIFFPEGDSGFVLTGANFQGTPMSYPLDHIGTGITMINVMSERRLNRILNKALSMGLPAYLTKGAGMHSGMMLMQYTAGSLVCENRILSSPASIGSIPAAADQEDFVSMGMTTVLKTRDIIKNGFAVIGMEIIAAAQAFEFLKPAKAGKGSQAAYDVVRKYVTVLEEDRPLHSDINAIAKVVASGEIVDAVESAIGKLE
- a CDS encoding HDOD domain-containing protein gives rise to the protein MNRLQFEAKLSTFRSLSTLPAVMAEVLRICDDPDASLAELGEVIIRDVALSTRILKIVNSPFYGRAQQVSSVRNAVMTLGASKVKALALSLSLYDLSNKIGTRIDLKDFWRHSLNVACVAELIANRVAPNLAEEAFICGSIHDIGILVLDSFYPREYGKVLQSVASGEDMVNIEKQILEIDHAAAGEMLGRIWNFPDRYCVAMASHHDIFSRNDNTAENRLPQIVNLADKLATFTIESNAAQRHSVLSNREVLANNLGLSGTDLKEIEYSALSRLLETSQYLDVDVGTTAELLQQATNQLYSLYSYTEQLYRELMQTKEQLDEEKLQRVALESLQAIVATFSHYLNNAVASISGRTQLLEMSMNNGQVDDPDGVLAKSLAVYEKNAEQITSVIDKLKKVTVFKTAIYHDNTKIIDFEKEARLSSIALEEAAISKVSTPTD
- a CDS encoding ribonuclease H-like domain-containing protein produces the protein MSKFDFLDKFNSPRPLDADIAAIESFALEIGGDIVAGEQGRFLLLSTSYPPGFAHGTCSLKTVFEREYFDHSHFEFAATDRKIALSDLVLVDAETTGLSAASGTVAFLVGVGIVHDGRLVVHQFFLPDYPDEPAMLDAIAEIVEDRSVVVTFNGKCFDLPLLETRYTMHRMKTPFAGVLHIDLLHCCRRFWKGRFDDTTLQTLERELLGVFRHNDTPGYLIPQLYFDYLRRGHSEPLAGVLLHNRLDIVTLLFLADVVQNYLDRAEQSGFYSPLDALRISRFFQRQGNVERACAAADRQLTSFGSDGESTALCLHTFKLHKQLGRHDDALATLANLLSAKGETRLLALNESAKILEHKKRDIARATEFVVQALEYLDSPLAEISYTRVAFWNETLDKRRRRLLQRTK